A window from Streptomyces sp. NBC_00271 encodes these proteins:
- a CDS encoding IS110 family transposase, with the protein MIYCGIDWAEKTHDVALVDDDGTLLAKRHITDDATGYKILLDLLAEHGDTEDNPIPVAIETSRGLLVAVLRTGKRQVYAINPMAAARYRDRHAVTRKKSDPGDALVLANILRTDMHAHRPLPQDSDLARAIAVLARAQQDAVWNRQQLANQLRSLLREYFPAALDAYLHWQNGLCRPETRVLLELAPTPSRAARLSLAQLRSALKRAGRQRRIDADAERIREVLRAEYAHQPLLVEDALGKQMLALLRQLEAACTAADQLAEAVEEVFPQHPDAEIILSLPGLGTQLGARILAEIGDDHARFATARGMKAYAGASPITRASGKKSSITRRWVKNDRLNHTGYLWAFASLTHSPGAKAHYDRRREAGDWHAAAQRNLFNKMIGQLYHCLQKHILFDENLAFPTQLLEAA; encoded by the coding sequence TTGATCTACTGCGGCATCGACTGGGCCGAGAAGACGCACGACGTCGCCCTGGTCGACGACGACGGCACGCTCCTGGCCAAGCGCCACATCACAGACGACGCGACCGGCTACAAGATCCTGCTGGATCTGCTCGCCGAGCACGGCGACACCGAGGACAACCCGATCCCGGTCGCCATCGAGACCTCCCGCGGTCTGCTCGTCGCGGTCCTGCGCACCGGGAAGCGCCAGGTCTACGCCATCAACCCGATGGCCGCCGCACGCTACCGCGACCGCCACGCGGTCACACGGAAGAAGTCCGACCCCGGCGACGCCCTCGTCCTGGCGAACATCCTCCGCACCGATATGCACGCCCACCGGCCATTGCCCCAGGACAGCGATCTCGCCCGCGCCATCGCCGTCCTCGCCCGCGCCCAGCAGGACGCCGTTTGGAACCGGCAGCAGCTCGCCAACCAGCTCCGCTCGCTCCTGCGCGAGTACTTCCCCGCCGCCCTCGACGCCTACCTGCACTGGCAGAACGGTCTCTGCCGCCCTGAGACCCGCGTCCTGCTGGAACTCGCCCCCACGCCCTCGCGGGCGGCCCGGCTGTCGCTCGCGCAACTGCGCTCGGCGCTCAAGCGCGCCGGCCGCCAGCGCCGGATCGATGCCGACGCCGAGCGCATCCGCGAGGTCCTGCGGGCCGAATACGCGCACCAGCCGCTACTGGTCGAGGACGCGCTCGGCAAGCAGATGCTCGCTCTGCTGCGGCAGCTCGAAGCCGCCTGCACGGCCGCCGACCAGCTCGCCGAGGCGGTTGAAGAGGTTTTCCCTCAGCATCCGGACGCCGAGATCATCCTGAGCCTCCCCGGGCTCGGCACCCAGCTCGGCGCCCGGATCCTCGCTGAGATCGGGGACGACCACGCCCGCTTCGCCACTGCCCGCGGAATGAAGGCCTACGCCGGTGCGTCCCCCATCACCAGGGCGTCCGGCAAGAAGTCCAGCATCACCAGACGCTGGGTGAAGAACGACCGGCTCAACCACACCGGCTACCTGTGGGCCTTCGCCTCACTGACCCACTCACCGGGCGCAAAGGCCCACTACGACCGCCGCCGCGAGGCCGGGGACTGGCACGCCGCCGCTCAGAGAAACCTCTTCAACAAGATGATCGGCCAGCTCTACCACTGCCTCCAGAAGCACATCCTGTTCGACGAGAACCTCGCCTTCCCCACACAACTTCTCGAAGCTGCTTGA
- a CDS encoding metallophosphoesterase family protein has protein sequence MSDSSRDTAEGAGWGTLEHGEYKHLMPHQVDKLSWLNPKTLWAARNGVLASWFGDPTGRTRSRWVAQRTAAGAPATKVIRRDDPDHFSFMVIGDTGEGDDPQYAVVPGFLKASQETKFAVIASDVIYPVGRTDDYGTKFFRPYQDYQAPIYAIPGNHDWYEDLGGFMRVFCDDAPPLAPQPAPRPLSRAWLRSLLWHRPHPADGQHLTEARKLRSSPAQQAVQPGPYWAIDAGPVRIIGIDTGLLGTIDAEQGAWLREVSKGPLPKILVTGSPLYVDGEHHPCPIEGGGTVDDLVRDPDHRYLAAIGGDIHNYQRYPVQVDGRTIQYVVSGGGGAFMHATHTIPRVCVANVTEQEFRCYPLRGDSLAFYSRLYGHRLRLRRLFTLTEAEATAVVAERLGIPPTRTQGPPARVTRRTRLIANLLGAGGRPDRTSRFRLPVRKIYTQLFSPGSATYSPPFFKCFLRLDVTPEAVRLRCFAATGNRAQELDPPVEDEVTIPLT, from the coding sequence GTGTCTGACTCTTCACGCGATACCGCCGAAGGCGCCGGCTGGGGAACCCTGGAACACGGCGAGTACAAGCACCTCATGCCGCACCAGGTCGACAAGCTCTCATGGCTCAACCCGAAGACCCTGTGGGCCGCACGCAACGGCGTACTGGCCTCCTGGTTCGGGGATCCCACGGGCCGCACCCGCAGCCGCTGGGTGGCACAGCGGACGGCCGCCGGAGCACCCGCCACCAAGGTGATCCGGCGCGACGACCCGGACCACTTCTCCTTCATGGTCATCGGAGACACCGGCGAGGGCGACGATCCCCAATACGCCGTCGTCCCCGGCTTCCTGAAAGCCAGTCAGGAAACGAAATTCGCCGTCATCGCCAGCGACGTGATCTACCCCGTCGGCCGGACGGACGACTACGGCACGAAGTTCTTCCGCCCCTACCAGGACTACCAGGCACCCATATACGCGATACCCGGCAACCACGACTGGTACGAAGACCTCGGCGGCTTCATGCGCGTCTTCTGCGACGACGCCCCGCCACTCGCCCCACAGCCCGCGCCGCGCCCCCTCTCACGGGCCTGGCTGCGGTCACTGCTGTGGCACCGGCCGCACCCGGCCGACGGACAACACCTCACCGAAGCACGCAAGTTGCGCTCCTCACCGGCCCAACAGGCCGTCCAGCCGGGCCCGTACTGGGCCATCGACGCCGGTCCGGTGCGGATCATAGGCATCGACACGGGACTGCTGGGAACCATCGACGCCGAACAGGGCGCATGGCTGCGCGAGGTGTCCAAGGGCCCCCTCCCCAAGATCCTCGTCACCGGCTCGCCCCTGTACGTGGACGGCGAACACCACCCTTGCCCCATCGAAGGCGGCGGCACCGTCGACGACCTCGTCCGCGACCCGGACCACCGCTACCTCGCGGCCATAGGCGGCGACATCCACAACTACCAGCGCTACCCGGTGCAGGTCGACGGCCGCACCATCCAGTACGTGGTGTCGGGCGGCGGCGGAGCCTTCATGCACGCCACCCACACCATCCCCCGCGTCTGTGTCGCGAACGTCACCGAGCAGGAGTTCCGCTGCTACCCGCTGCGCGGCGACTCCCTCGCCTTCTACAGCAGGCTCTACGGACACCGGCTCCGCCTGCGCCGCCTGTTCACCCTCACCGAGGCCGAGGCGACAGCCGTCGTCGCCGAGCGCCTCGGCATCCCGCCGACCCGCACCCAGGGCCCGCCCGCCCGCGTCACCCGGCGCACCCGTCTCATCGCGAACCTGCTGGGCGCGGGCGGCCGCCCCGACCGCACCTCGCGCTTCCGCCTGCCCGTACGGAAGATCTACACCCAGCTCTTCTCACCGGGCTCGGCGACCTACAGCCCGCCCTTCTTCAAGTGCTTCCTGCGCCTGGACGTCACCCCGGAGGCGGTCCGGCTGCGCTGCTTCGCGGCCACCGGAAACCGCGCGCAGGAACTCGACCCACCGGTCGAGGACGAAGTCACCATTCCCCTGACCTGA
- a CDS encoding aminopeptidase P family protein — translation MTTKKPLHTGSHDLPVSSALAEFLMGNWESSPRADPPPQSIAPWAAKRRDRLSARFPGERLVVPSGVLKVRSNDCDYRFRPHTAFSYLTGGTEPGSVLILEPTASGHEAVLHVRPRSPRDTGEFYRDRRYGEIWVGRRATLDEASALLGVATQGLDDVPARLKGARPARLLRGVDPEIDALLDSTGREEADLEFASFLSEMRLVKDEWEVEQLQIAVDATVAGFTDVVRALPEAVRHPRGERWVEGVFGLRARLEGNGLGYETIAAAGVHACVLHWIANDGPVRPGDLLLLDAGVESDTLYTADITRTLPVSGTFTAAQRDLYDLVLAAQDAGIAAVRPGARFRDFHLAAMRVIAEGLHSWGLLPVTPDEALEPGSGLFRRYTWCSSGHMLGMDVHDCAAARAEQYLDGVLEAGHVLTVEPGLYLQPDDLTLPPELRGVGVRIEDDLVVTQDGARLMSSALPRTASAIEAWMGELLA, via the coding sequence ATGACGACGAAGAAGCCGCTCCACACCGGTTCGCACGACCTTCCGGTCTCCTCAGCGCTCGCCGAGTTCCTCATGGGGAACTGGGAGTCTTCGCCGCGAGCCGATCCGCCCCCGCAGTCGATCGCACCGTGGGCGGCCAAGCGGCGCGACCGGCTGTCCGCGCGCTTCCCCGGCGAACGGCTCGTCGTTCCCTCAGGCGTCCTCAAGGTGCGCAGCAACGACTGCGACTACCGGTTCCGGCCGCACACCGCGTTCTCGTACCTGACGGGTGGGACCGAGCCGGGCAGCGTCCTGATCCTCGAACCGACCGCCTCTGGTCACGAGGCGGTGCTGCACGTCCGTCCGCGATCCCCGCGCGACACCGGGGAGTTCTACCGCGACCGCCGCTACGGCGAGATCTGGGTCGGCCGCCGCGCCACCCTCGACGAGGCCTCCGCACTGCTCGGCGTGGCGACCCAGGGTCTCGACGACGTGCCCGCCCGGCTGAAGGGCGCGCGGCCGGCCCGCTTGCTGCGCGGCGTCGACCCGGAGATCGACGCGCTCCTCGACAGCACCGGCCGCGAAGAGGCCGACCTCGAATTCGCCTCGTTCCTGTCCGAGATGCGCCTGGTCAAGGACGAGTGGGAGGTCGAGCAGCTGCAGATCGCGGTGGACGCCACGGTGGCCGGATTCACCGACGTCGTGCGCGCACTGCCCGAGGCCGTCCGCCATCCGCGCGGCGAACGCTGGGTCGAGGGCGTCTTCGGCCTGCGCGCCCGCCTCGAGGGCAACGGCCTCGGCTACGAGACGATCGCCGCCGCCGGAGTGCACGCGTGCGTACTGCACTGGATCGCCAACGACGGTCCGGTCCGTCCCGGTGACCTGCTGCTGCTCGACGCCGGCGTCGAGTCGGACACGCTCTACACCGCCGACATCACGCGCACCCTTCCGGTGAGCGGCACCTTCACCGCCGCGCAGCGCGACCTCTACGACCTCGTGCTCGCCGCGCAGGACGCCGGTATCGCGGCGGTCCGGCCGGGCGCGCGTTTTCGTGACTTCCACCTCGCCGCGATGCGGGTCATCGCCGAGGGGCTGCACTCCTGGGGCCTGCTCCCGGTGACGCCGGACGAGGCCCTTGAGCCCGGGAGCGGTCTGTTCCGCCGCTACACGTGGTGCAGCAGCGGCCACATGCTGGGCATGGACGTCCACGACTGCGCCGCGGCCCGTGCCGAGCAGTACCTGGACGGCGTCCTGGAGGCGGGCCATGTCCTGACCGTCGAGCCGGGCCTGTATCTCCAGCCGGACGACCTGACGCTGCCGCCGGAGCTGCGCGGCGTCGGCGTGCGCATCGAGGACGATCTGGTCGTCACCCAGGACGGCGCCCGCCTCATGTCGTCGGCGCTGCCGCGCACCGCGTCGGCGATCGAGGCGTGGATGGGCGAGCTCCTGGCCTGA
- a CDS encoding transposase family protein, with product MYGVTRPTVTRAIHEIGRYWPPAASLPPGRPGIRLHTPAHYVLASARAEGVELRIDGTQTQVRRPKADRPGRKVFVSGKKKQHTAKTTTVSDGSGRLLWPGADRPGRMHDQAALRTEGIAEQLRTPPQVTVMVDEGHRGLANDFPEPTSRPPRKHTVPGQ from the coding sequence TTGTACGGGGTCACCCGGCCCACCGTCACCCGCGCCATCCACGAGATCGGCCGCTACTGGCCGCCCGCGGCTTCGCTGCCCCCCGGTCGGCCCGGCATCCGGCTGCACACGCCGGCCCACTACGTCCTCGCCTCCGCCCGGGCCGAAGGCGTCGAGCTTCGTATCGACGGCACCCAGACGCAGGTCCGACGTCCCAAGGCCGACCGACCCGGCCGCAAGGTGTTCGTCTCCGGCAAGAAGAAGCAGCACACCGCCAAGACCACCACCGTCAGTGACGGTTCGGGGCGCCTGCTGTGGCCCGGGGCCGACCGGCCCGGCCGGATGCACGACCAGGCCGCGCTGCGCACCGAAGGCATCGCCGAGCAGCTGCGGACACCTCCGCAGGTCACTGTGATGGTCGACGAGGGCCACCGGGGTCTGGCCAACGACTTCCCCGAACCCACCAGCCGACCGCCACGCAAGCACACCGTTCCTGGGCAGTGA
- a CDS encoding collagenase translates to MTRPEPRALSPLGANTAASEQADVQSGRLAAAHVRPLSPQLPQTSSSSKAVRPPKATKDAAAASCTPADFGTRTGSELVAYIKDSTTDCINTLFGITGTDARNVFREAQMVTVAGAFQDASQTYPGDNSTHVWQLVLFLRAGYYVQYNDSADVGDYGPTLAAAIECGLDTFTANSHFMDVSSEHGNILGDVIILTDSANEQARYLDTYQRVLNAYDSSYDAYWSMDTAVNDVFTPLFRGHFNPAFISAVTADPSIIDTLNSFTLNHLSMLSGTWYFMASNAGTETARFLDTAGLKDKVRPMVKGLLGASSITGPTAALWVGAAEMTSAHDAAQCSYYDTCDLTSQLTAAALPITYRCDDGHTFLAQSLTGPALAEACKSVQGQDAYFHGIVKDSGPVADDRNTTIQIVVFASPRDYRTYSGWIFGNSTDNGGEYLEGNPADPDNQARFVAYVKSVGDGFPADIWNLNHEYTHYLDGRYDTYGDFSAGQTVPDIWWIEGFAEYVSYSYRGMPDTEALFDAGKHTYALSTLWQSTYANSDLTRTYPWGYLAVRYMLENHPDDVQAMLTKFRTGDYAGAYAVYNTGIGTRYDADFDAWLDTCAAGACRGSSS, encoded by the coding sequence GTGACCAGGCCCGAGCCGCGCGCGCTGTCGCCGCTCGGCGCGAACACCGCTGCGTCCGAGCAGGCAGACGTCCAGAGCGGGCGACTGGCCGCCGCCCATGTCCGGCCGCTCAGCCCGCAGTTGCCGCAGACCTCCTCATCCTCGAAGGCCGTACGGCCTCCCAAGGCCACGAAAGATGCGGCGGCCGCGTCGTGCACCCCGGCCGACTTCGGCACCCGCACCGGATCCGAACTGGTCGCATACATCAAGGACTCGACCACCGACTGCATCAATACGCTGTTCGGCATCACCGGCACCGACGCCCGCAACGTGTTCCGCGAGGCGCAGATGGTGACCGTCGCAGGCGCCTTCCAGGACGCGTCGCAGACGTACCCCGGCGACAACTCCACCCACGTGTGGCAGCTCGTGCTGTTCCTGCGCGCCGGCTACTACGTGCAGTACAACGACTCGGCCGACGTCGGCGACTACGGCCCGACCCTGGCCGCGGCCATCGAATGCGGACTGGACACGTTCACCGCCAACTCCCACTTCATGGACGTCAGTTCGGAACACGGCAACATCCTGGGCGACGTCATCATCCTGACGGACAGCGCCAACGAGCAGGCCCGCTACCTGGACACGTACCAGCGAGTGCTGAACGCCTACGACAGCTCCTACGACGCCTACTGGAGCATGGACACGGCCGTCAACGACGTCTTCACCCCGCTCTTCCGCGGCCACTTCAACCCCGCGTTCATCAGCGCGGTCACCGCCGACCCGAGCATCATCGACACGCTGAACTCGTTCACCCTGAACCACCTGTCGATGCTGAGCGGGACCTGGTACTTCATGGCCTCCAACGCCGGAACGGAGACGGCACGCTTCCTCGACACGGCCGGGCTCAAGGACAAGGTGCGGCCGATGGTGAAGGGCCTGCTCGGCGCCTCCTCGATCACCGGCCCGACCGCTGCGCTGTGGGTCGGCGCCGCCGAGATGACCTCCGCGCACGACGCGGCCCAATGCTCGTACTACGACACCTGCGACCTGACGTCCCAGCTCACCGCGGCGGCACTCCCCATCACCTACAGGTGCGATGACGGGCACACGTTCCTGGCCCAGTCCCTGACCGGCCCGGCGCTCGCCGAGGCCTGCAAGAGCGTGCAGGGACAGGACGCCTACTTCCACGGCATCGTCAAAGACAGCGGCCCGGTCGCCGACGACCGCAACACCACCATCCAGATCGTCGTCTTCGCGAGCCCCAGGGACTACCGGACCTACTCAGGCTGGATCTTCGGCAACAGCACCGACAACGGCGGCGAATACCTGGAGGGCAACCCCGCCGACCCCGACAACCAGGCCCGCTTCGTCGCCTACGTGAAGAGCGTGGGCGACGGCTTCCCGGCGGACATCTGGAACCTGAACCACGAGTACACCCACTACCTCGACGGCCGCTACGACACCTACGGCGACTTCTCCGCGGGCCAGACGGTCCCGGACATCTGGTGGATCGAGGGCTTCGCCGAGTACGTCTCGTACAGCTACCGGGGCATGCCCGACACCGAGGCGCTCTTCGATGCCGGGAAGCACACCTACGCCCTGAGCACCCTGTGGCAGAGCACGTACGCCAACTCCGACCTGACCCGCACCTACCCCTGGGGCTACCTGGCCGTCCGCTACATGCTTGAGAACCACCCGGACGACGTGCAGGCCATGCTCACCAAGTTCCGCACCGGCGACTACGCCGGAGCCTACGCGGTCTACAACACCGGCATCGGCACCCGTTACGACGCGGACTTCGACGCCTGGCTCGACACGTGCGCGGCCGGCGCCTGCCGGGGGAGCAGCAGCTGA